ACCTACGGCGAGGTGTTCGCGGACGAGGGCCTGGAGCTGAGGTTCCGCCTGCGCAAGCGGTAGCGGTAGCCCGCAGGACCCAGGGCCCGGCCGACGCAACACGTCGGCCGGGCCCTTCGCTGTCCCCCTCAGGGGCTCCGCCCCCGAACCCCCGCGCCTGAGAAGTGGGCCGGGCCCACTCAAGCCCCTCCGGCGATTGAGGAGCGGGGTCCGGGGCAGCGCCCCGGTCTCGGGAAGAGTGGGGCCTCCCCTGCTCGAACGAAGTCGAGAGCTTGGGGATGGGTAGGGGAACAGCCCGCCGCAGGCGCCCCACCCGCACCCGGCCCGGCAAGGGCGGCCGAGCCCACGCCAAAGGGCCGGGCCCCGGGGAATCCCGGGGCCCGGCCCTCTGCCTGCCGACGGCTACGCGCTCAGCGAGCGCGAACCGCTCAGTTGTCGTCCTCGTCGATCAGGAACCCGCGCATCGGCGAAGGCGCCTGCTGCATCGGCTGCGGCGCCTGCGGCCGAACCGGTGCCATCGGCTGCGTCATCGCGGGCGACATCTGCTGCTGGCCACCGTAGGACGGCGCGCCGCCCATCGTGGACGGGCCGCCACCCATCTGCTGGCCGCCGTGGCCACCGTGGTTGGAGCCGCCCATGGAGTGACCCATCGCACCCGCGCCGGCCGGGGCCAGCGAGGGGGACGGCGGCAGCGAAGCGGCTGCCGGAGTCCGCGGCGGGGCGAGCGAGTCGTCCGCCTGGGTCTCCAGCTGACGCAGCTGGCTCTCCAGGTAGGACTTCAGCCGCGTGCGGTACTCGCGCTCGAAGCCACGCAGGTCCTCGACCTTGCGCTCCAGCGTCGCGCGGGCCGACTCCAGCGAGCCCATCGCCACGCGGTGCTTCTCCTGCGCGTCCCGCTCCAGGGCGTCGGCCTTGGCACGCGCGTCGCGCTCCAGGCCCTCGGCACGGCTGCGCGCCTCGCCGACGATCTTGTTGGCCTCGGAACGGGCTTCCGCGATCGCCTGGTCGGCGGTCTGCTGTGCGAGCGAGAGGACACGGGCGGCGCTGTCGCCGCCGGGGCCCTGCCCCTGCTGCTGCATCTGCGGCGGCTGCATCTGCTGCATCTGCTGCTGCTGCTGGGGGTGCTGACCCATGGGGCCGCCCATCGGGCCACCCATGGGACCGCCCTGCATCGGGCCGGGGCCGTGCGGGCCCTGCGGACCGGGGCCGTGGCCGCCCTGGGGGCCGTGGCCACTGGGACCTGCGGGCAGCTGCGGCGCGCCACCGGGCAGCTGGGGCGGACCCATCTGCGGGGGCTGCTGCTGCTGCGGCGGTCCTGATATGGCGGCGGGAACGGGAGCACCCGGGCGATCCTGCTGCTCCGGAGGCTTGCGCATACCCTGCTGCTGCTGTTGCTGCTGCTGGTTCTGCGCGGCGGCACGCGTCGCGGCGGCCAGCTTGGCGCGCAGGTCCTCGTTCTCACGGAGCAGACGGGTCAGCTCCGATTCGACCTCGTCGAGAAAGGCATCGACCTCGTCCTCGTCATAGCCTTCTCGGAGGCGGACGGTCGTGAACTGCTTGTTCCGCACGTCCTCGGGGGTCAACGGCATCTCTTCTTCACCTCTACGTAGTCGTCGGCAGTCGGCAAGACCGTATCGCTCACAACCTGACCACAACGCTGATCAGGATGTAGACGATGATCATCAGAACGAAGAAGGACAGGTCGAGTGCCACGCCCCCGAGACGCAGCGGCGGAATGAACCGCCGCAGAAGCTTGAGCGGTGGATCGGTGACAGTGTAGGTGGCCTCAAGTACGACCACCATCGCCTTGCCGGGTTGCCATGAACGTGCGAACTGGAAGACATAGTCCATGACCAGCCGGAAGATCAGCACGATGAGGAAACACATCAGCGCGATATAGACCACATCCAGTGCGACGCCCATGTCCCGCTGTTCCCTCTCCCCTGGCTCTCGTCAGCTCCGGCCTCGTGGCCGGCACCGGCCTCTCGGCCGGGTTGTTCCCGGTGTCGTGTTCTCAGCTCTGGTTGAAGAATCCGCCCTCTGCGATGCGGGCCTTGTCCTCCGCCGTGACATCGACGTTAGCAGGCGACAACAGGAACACCTTCTGCGTCACGCGTTCAATGCTGCCATGGAGACCGAAGACGAGTCCCGCGGCAAAGTCGACAAGTCGCTTCGCGTCCGTGTCGTCCATCTCCGTGAGATTCATGATCACCGGAGTGCCCTCACGGAAGTGTTCCCCGATGGTACGGGCCTCGTTGTAGGTCCTGGGGTGCAGCGTGGTGATGCGGTACGGCTCCCGCTCGGACACGACCTTGGGCATGATCACCGGTGCGTTCTTCTCCATGTTCGGGCGTTCAGGTGTGATGGATGCCACGGGGGCGATCCGGGCGGGTCGCGGGCTTTCCGCGGGGAGCTGAACGGGCTCGCGCTGGGCGGGCGGTTGTACAACTCGTACCGGTTCGTCCCTTTCGCGCTCGCGTTCCCGCTCCACCTGGTGCGGGGGCTGATGCCGCCGCCGGTCGCGCTCGGGCTCCGGCTCAGGTTCGAATTCGTCATCGGGGTCGAACCCCGGACCGTCGTACCCATCGTCCTCCACGAGGCCGAGGTAGACCGCCATCTTGCGCATCGCGCCGGCCATGCTCCGAGTCCTCCGCTCTGTGGTGGATCGGCATTCGTCACCAAGTGCCCGCGATCCACGGTGGCCTACCCGCTGTGAGCGGTAATGACCATATTTTCTGCTGTGGTCCGACTTGCTTCGCGACGTTACCCGAGCCTGGGTCGGACTCCGAGTACCGCCGTACCGACGCGTACATGTGTCGCTCCGGCCGCCACCGCGTCCTCCAGGTCCCCGCTCATACCCGCGGAGACCATGTTCGCAGCCGGATGACCGGCGCGCAGGCGGGACGAGATTTCCATCAGCCGGTCGAACGCGGCCCGTTGCCGGCCCGCGTACTCCCCTGCCAGCGGCGCCACGGTCATCAGTCCGTCGAGCCGGAGTCCGGGAGCCGCGCCGATCGCGGCCGCCAACTCCTCGACCCCGTCCGGGGCGACGCCGCCGCGCTCACCGCGCTCGCCGCTCTCCGCGTCCAGGGCGACCTGGATCAGGCAGCCGAGTCCACGCTCCCCGCGCACCGCGGCGGCGGAGAGGGCGGTGACCAGCTTGGCGCGGTCCACCGACTGCACGACATCGGCATAACCGGTCACAGACCGAACCTTGTTCGTCTGCAATTGTCCGACAAAGTGCCATGTCAGCGAAAGATCCGCACAAGCGGTGGCTTTGGGGGCCGCGTCCTGGTCACGATTCTCCGCGACATGGCGCACACCGAGTTCATGCAGGATCCGCACATCGCTCGCGGGGTAGGTCTTGGTGACCACGATCAGGGTCACTTCCTCGCGCTTTCGACCGGCCGCGGCGCAGGAGGAGGCGATCCTTTCCTCCACCTGTGCCAGATTCGCGGCGAGTTCAGCCTTACGATCCGTCATGCCCTATCAGTCCAACCAGACATATGCGGCGAGCCGCCCGGTGGTGCGGTCGCGGCGGTACGAGAAGTGGTCGCCCGATTCCAGGGTGCAGTACGGCGAGGAGTGCCGGTCCGTCACCCCGAGGGCGGCGAGCTGGGCGTGGACTCCGCCGGTGACGTCGACCGCCGGCGTTCCCCAGCTGGTCTCGGACCAGGTGCCGGGGACGGCGTCGGCGACCTCGGCCCGCATCGCCTCCGGCACTTCGTAACACCGCCCGCAGACGGCCGGTCCGGTGTGCGCGGTGATCCGGGAGGGGTGTGCGCCGAGCGCGACCATGGCCTCGACCGCCGCCGGAACGACCCCGGCGACCAGTCCCGGCCGCCCGGCGTGCGCCGCCCCGACGATCCCGGCGGCCGGGTCGACGAGAAGAACGGGAGTGCAGTCGGCGGTGAGGACCGCGAGCGCCAGTCCGCGACGGGCGGTCACCACCGCGTCCACGGCCGGAATCTCCGCGTCCGCGCCCCAGGGTCCGTCCACCACGGCGACGTCCCGGCCGTGCACCTGGTTCATCCAGACGACGCGGGCCGGGTCGAGACCGAGGCGACGGGCCGCACGCTCCCGGTTCGCGCCGACGGCGGCGGGGTCGTCGCCGACCGCGCCGCCGAGGTTGAGCTCACCGTACGGAGCGGCGCTCACTCCGCCCCACCGGTCGGTGAAGGCGAAGTGAGCGCTGCCCGTGACGGGTACCGCCCGGTGCTGAGCTATCACT
The nucleotide sequence above comes from Streptomyces sp. NBC_01116. Encoded proteins:
- a CDS encoding YggS family pyridoxal phosphate-dependent enzyme produces the protein MTDRKAELAANLAQVEERIASSCAAAGRKREEVTLIVVTKTYPASDVRILHELGVRHVAENRDQDAAPKATACADLSLTWHFVGQLQTNKVRSVTGYADVVQSVDRAKLVTALSAAAVRGERGLGCLIQVALDAESGERGERGGVAPDGVEELAAAIGAAPGLRLDGLMTVAPLAGEYAGRQRAAFDRLMEISSRLRAGHPAANMVSAGMSGDLEDAVAAGATHVRVGTAVLGVRPRLG
- the pgeF gene encoding peptidoglycan editing factor PgeF, which gives rise to MIAQHRAVPVTGSAHFAFTDRWGGVSAAPYGELNLGGAVGDDPAAVGANRERAARRLGLDPARVVWMNQVHGRDVAVVDGPWGADAEIPAVDAVVTARRGLALAVLTADCTPVLLVDPAAGIVGAAHAGRPGLVAGVVPAAVEAMVALGAHPSRITAHTGPAVCGRCYEVPEAMRAEVADAVPGTWSETSWGTPAVDVTGGVHAQLAALGVTDRHSSPYCTLESGDHFSYRRDRTTGRLAAYVWLD
- a CDS encoding cell division protein SepF gives rise to the protein MAGAMRKMAVYLGLVEDDGYDGPGFDPDDEFEPEPEPERDRRRHQPPHQVERERERERDEPVRVVQPPAQREPVQLPAESPRPARIAPVASITPERPNMEKNAPVIMPKVVSEREPYRITTLHPRTYNEARTIGEHFREGTPVIMNLTEMDDTDAKRLVDFAAGLVFGLHGSIERVTQKVFLLSPANVDVTAEDKARIAEGGFFNQS
- a CDS encoding YggT family protein, translating into MGVALDVVYIALMCFLIVLIFRLVMDYVFQFARSWQPGKAMVVVLEATYTVTDPPLKLLRRFIPPLRLGGVALDLSFFVLMIIVYILISVVVRL
- a CDS encoding DivIVA domain-containing protein, translated to MPLTPEDVRNKQFTTVRLREGYDEDEVDAFLDEVESELTRLLRENEDLRAKLAAATRAAAQNQQQQQQQQGMRKPPEQQDRPGAPVPAAISGPPQQQQPPQMGPPQLPGGAPQLPAGPSGHGPQGGHGPGPQGPHGPGPMQGGPMGGPMGGPMGQHPQQQQQMQQMQPPQMQQQGQGPGGDSAARVLSLAQQTADQAIAEARSEANKIVGEARSRAEGLERDARAKADALERDAQEKHRVAMGSLESARATLERKVEDLRGFEREYRTRLKSYLESQLRQLETQADDSLAPPRTPAAASLPPSPSLAPAGAGAMGHSMGGSNHGGHGGQQMGGGPSTMGGAPSYGGQQQMSPAMTQPMAPVRPQAPQPMQQAPSPMRGFLIDEDDN